Proteins from one Diprion similis isolate iyDipSimi1 chromosome 3, iyDipSimi1.1, whole genome shotgun sequence genomic window:
- the LOC124404929 gene encoding major facilitator superfamily domain-containing protein 6 isoform X2 — MFEKVNKELLPIKGHYFLYNAATGPIVPFLPTIAKQIGFSNSLVGLIYAILPLSGLIAKPLFGGLADKFKLHKTFFLIFQLLLAVAFFGIYFIPEIESSAEVELVCDSGEATIEIQSANDFSPRLLNILKNPRFTNTDCELSCIGSNEAYKKLCTDWHAVQFCSRADTTDPEISRFNFTAGLHATFLYGKDNLAYLIVKTAIFSDNVPHTPVCMSQLRTSCSATCPESSTLTRLLEESSQRSSLSQTSTYQFHLFIWFAVVSWIGMAVVVSIGDAICMSLLGEDNEKEYGKQKMWGSIGFGIFGISAGYLVDLASVGKLEKDYSSIFYIMLIAMALDLIVSSTLKKKECPDREPSVLWELWKVGKEGRVLAFIWWCIGAGICTGVVWNFLFLYTEEIVTGDQVDWLKTLQGLLTGVQCFAGEMPFNFISGAILQRLGHVNVMSLVLLVYAIRFMAYSLITNPWIFLVVEILHGPSLGLCWPAMVSYGDKVAPSGTKATIQGLVGAVFEGIDLATYTALDDGVYTTANQELQTY; from the exons atgtttgaaaaagtgaACAAGGAATTGTTGCCGATAAAAGGGCATTACTTCCTATACAATGCTG caacAGGACCCATTGTTCCATTTTTACCAACAATTGCCAAGCAGATAGGATTTTCTAATTCCCTCGTTGGATTGATTTATGCCATACTTCCATTGTCTGGATTAATAGCAAAACCACTGTTCGGAGGCTTGGCTGACAAGTTTAAACTGcacaagacattttttttaatatttcaacttcttTTGGCTGTTGCGTTTTttggtatatattttataccagAAATTGAGTCATCAGCCGAAGTGGAACTAGTCTGCGACTCAGGAGAGGCAACTATAGAAATTCAGTCAGCTAATGACTTCAGTCCACGGCTTCTGAACATTTTAAAAAACCCAAGATTTACCAACACCGATTGCGAA CTTTCTTGCATTGGGTCCAACGAAGCTTACAAAAAACTTTGCACTGACTGGCATGCGGTACAATTTTGCAGCCGAGCAGATACAACAGACCCTGAAATTAGTCGGTTCAACTTTACTGCTGGGCTTCATGCCACGTTTCTTTACGGG AAAGATAATTTGGCTTATCTCATTGTGAAGACCGCTATCTTTTCGGATAATGTTCCGCACACACCTGTATGCATGTCACAATTGAGAACATCTTGCTCGGCAACATGCCCAGAATCGTCGACCTTAACTCGGCTACTAGAAGAGTCTAGCCAACGATCAAGCTTGTCACAAACATCTACGtatcaatttcatttgttCATATGGTTCGCTGTTGTGAGTTGGATTGGAATGGCCGTTGTAGTGAGCATAGGTGATGCTATATGCATGAGCTTGCTCG GTGAGGACAATGAGAAGGAATATGGAAAGCAGAAGATGTGGGGAAGTATTGGCTTCGGAATATTTGGTATCAGTGCTGGATATCTTGTAGATTTAGCCAGTGTTGGTAAATTGGAGAAAGATTACAGTtccatattttatataatgttGATTGCCATGGCATTGGATTTAATAGTATCTTCAACCCTGAAAAAG AAAGAGTGCCCTGATCGTGAGCCCTCTGTCCTGTGGGAATTATGGAAAGTTGGAAAAGAAGGTCGTGTCCTAGCATTCATATGGTGGTGTATTGGTGCCGGAATCTGCACAGGTGTCGTTTGGAATTTCCTGTTTTTGTACACAGAAGAAATCGTGACCGGTGACCAAGTAGATTGGCTCAAAACACTCCAGGGGCTGCTTACAGGAGTACAATGTTTCGCTGGGGAAATgcctttcaattttatttcaggtgCTATCTTACAACGGCTCGGACATGTCAACGTCATGAGTCTAGTACTTTTGGTTTATGCAATCAg ATTTATGGCCTATAGTCTTATTACAAATCCGTGGATATTCTTGGTAGTAGAAATATTGCACGGTCCTTCTTTAGGCCTCTGTTGGCCTGCCATGGTCTCATATGGTGATAAAGTTGCTCCGTCTGGAACAAAAGCAACAATTCAAGGATTGGTTGGTGCTGTATTTGAAGGCATAG aTTTAGCGACGTATACAGCACTTGATGATGGGGTTTACACGACTGCCAACCAGGAACTACAAACCTATTGA
- the LOC124404932 gene encoding uncharacterized protein LOC124404932 isoform X1 has translation MSIHVSKSRYLLGFSVSPILLRHKGGIVTSLFWYEIIIPLLSGVQSLLWVILGIISLLVYSCKIYVTTETLLAYRLYLVYLYSGECGSAEIEVETDNGTVVLAWPESGASASGRTYAWIVVYLVLSSFWFIAALLLLIASWSDVRGPKGLKLRGPWLVLTSIFLVLDVITSLLYAIDITYTSDLLGLLEFVGGPMLDTISSSSTSPTFEYFTMAPSIIALIIFSRGIIGWTLNLTILVHVAQDIRQRELPPPPTVPEPRQPYQEYLKKLSTVGPVPDIKWDPYQRKRSELPVLKPLKVPSPPNERKRKQSDYQQYMFYANHPPKLNYLDDIISEPPTPAVGAVPTTTRAWPITANQEKKSDDLKSSKTTAENQAVPEPDYESDFPAMPEFSTLPSRSAHGLNRDGA, from the exons ATGTCAATTCATGTGTCAAAATCACGTTATCTATTGGGATTTTCCGTTTCCCCTATTTTGTTACGACACAAAGGAGGCATTGTCACTTCACTCTTTTGGTATGAAATAATCATCCCGCTGTTATCAGGA GTCCAGAGTTTGCTATGGGTAATATTGGGGATAATTTCACTGCTCGTATATTCCTGCAAAATTTACGTAACGACAGAAACTCTACTGGCGTACCGGCTGTACTTGGTTTATCTTTACA GTGGCGAATGCGGTTCTGCGGAAATTGAGGTCGAGACTGACAACGGGACGGTCGTCCTTGCATGGCCAGAAAGTGGCGCGTCAGCCTCGGGAAGGACTTACGCATGGATAGTGGTTTACCTGGTGCTCAGTTCGTTCTGGTTTATAGCGGCCCTTCTTCTGCTCA ttGCGTCATGGTCGGATGTGAGGGGACCGAAGGGTCTGAAACTTCGAGGGCCATGGCTAGTCTTAACGAGTATCTTCCTGGTCCTCGATGTGATCACATCACTCCTGTACGCAATTGACATAACATACAcaagt GATTTGCTCGGCCTTTTGGAATTCGTTGGTGGTCCTATGCTTGACACAATATCGTCATCCTCGACTAGTCCAACATTCGAATATTTCACGATGGCGCCCTCCATCATTGCTCTGATCATTTTCTCCAGAGGAATTATCGGCTGGACACTAAATCTCACAATACTTGTCCATGTAGCTCAGGATATCAGGCAACGCGAG ctgccGCCTCCGCCCACGGTTCCAGAGCCCCGTCAGCCGTACCAGGAATATCTGAAGAAATTATCAACGGTGGGTCCGGTCCCCGACATAAAATGGGACCCTTACCAGCGAAAACGGTCCGAACTGCCGGTCCTAAAGCCGCTAAAAGTCCCGTCTCCCCCgaacgagagaaagaggaaacaATCGGACTACCAGCAATACATGTTCTACGCGAATCATCCCCCTAAGCTTAATTACCTGGATGATATAATCTCGGAGCCACCGACCCCCGCGGTAGGCGCGGTGCCGACAACCAC GAGAGCTTGGCCGATAACAGCAAACCAGGAGAAAAAGTCGGATGATTTAAAGTCGTCTAAAACGACAGCTGAAAATCAGGCCGTTCCAGAGCCTGATTACGAGTCTGATTTTCCCGCCATGCCCGAATTTTCGACACTACCCAGCAGGTCTGCGCATG GATTAAACAGAGACGGCGCGTAA
- the LOC124404939 gene encoding odorant receptor Or2-like: protein MEQYVLLNLWAIRALGIWHPEKDPSRFRLNIYGLLRSLAVGSVLFIFIPAAIAVQNNFSRNSSLSTKVEILSLLISSTVVLCKTVDIVLRRNQVQNLISKMSEYWRGATSEEIGVIARYARFGKSVTKFYFTLGGLSSVFFAAQPFLSSYFAAGGENSSTVIVSRLPFNGWENLVDHSSTPTFAVVFVCHVVAGTVASLASISYDCLFAVLVLHVCGNLRAIVLNLRNMKFANDDESEGRVIRCAATFQNLIEYTKELDNCLSMFLLIQSTSSTLTICLTGFLVSRDIDGNSELGKYVSYWAAALFQLFIFCWSANYLQTESIMVGQSAYEAYGKLMNLNPESDRRRCHRLVNVPRHLQMIILRSQKPLKITAGKFYVMSLRTFKNILSNSYSYFTILRAFADKKI from the exons ATGGAACAATACGTCCTGCTAAATCTCTGGGCGATTCGGGCACTCGGAATTTGGCATCCGGAGAAAGACCCTTCTCGTTTTCGACTCAACATTTACGGTCTCCTAAGATCGCTGGCCGTGGGTTCGgtacttttcatcttcataCCAGCCGCGATAGCAGTGCAGAATAATTTCTCGCGAAATTCAAGCCTCTCTACCAAAGTAGAGATCCTCTCGCTCCTGATAAGCTCAACCGTCGTCCTATGCAAGACGGTGGACATCGTTCTGCGTCGAAATCAGGTCCAGAATCTGATCTCCAAGATGTCGGAATATTGGCGAGGAGCAACGAGCGAGGAAATCGGCGTGATCGCGAGATACGCGAGGTTCGGAAAATCGGTTACCAAGTTTTACTTCACACTGGGTGGTCTGAGCTCCGTCTTTTTCGCCGCGCAGCCATTCCTCAGTTCGTACTTCGCCGCCGGTGGCGAAAATTCTTCGACGGTCATCGTCAGCCGGCTGCCCTTCAACGGATGGGAAAACCTCGTAGACCACTCTTCGACGCCGACCTTCGCCGTCGTCTTTGTCTGCCACGTCGTCGCCGGGACTGTCGCTTCCCTGGCTTCCATCAGCTACGACTGTCTCTTCGCCGTCCTGGTCCTCCACGTCTGCGGCAACCTTCGCGCTATAGTCTTGAATCTGAGGAATATGAAATTTGCAAACGACGACGAGAGCGAAGGGCGAGTTATTCGCTGCGCTGCAACATTCCAAAATCTCATTGA GTACACCAAGGAGCTGGATAATTGTTTGAGCATGTTTCTTCTGATCCAGTCGACATCCAGTACTTTAACCATTTGTCTGACCGGCTTCTTGGTGAGCAGG GATATTGATGGGAATAGCgaattgggaaaatacgtgTCTTACTGGGCAGCAGCCCTGTTTCAGCTCTTTATATTCTGCTGGTCGGCAAACTATTTGCAAACCGAA TCGATTATGGTTGGCCAATCGGCGTACGAAGCGtatggaaaattgatgaaccTGAATCCAGAAAGCGACCGTCGACGGTGTCACCGACTTGTGAACGTCCCTCGACATTTGCAAATGATCATTCTACGCTCGCAGAAACCGCTTAAAATAACAGCCGGAAAGTTCTACGTCATGTCTTTGAGGACCTTTAAAAAT ATTCTGAGCAACTCCTACTCGTATTTTACAATTCTACGTGCCTTtgcggataaaaaaatttga
- the LOC124404929 gene encoding major facilitator superfamily domain-containing protein 6 isoform X1: MFEKVNKELLPIKGHYFLYNAATGPIVPFLPTIAKQIGFSNSLVGLIYAILPLSGLIAKPLFGGLADKFKLHKTFFLIFQLLLAVAFFGIYFIPEIESSAEVELVCDSGEATIEIQSANDFSPRLLNILKNPRFTNTDCELSCIGSNEAYKKLCTDWHAVQFCSRADTTDPEISRFNFTAGLHATFLYGKDNLAYLIVKTAIFSDNVPHTPVCMSQLRTSCSATCPESSTLTRLLEESSQRSSLSQTSTYQFHLFIWFAVVSWIGMAVVVSIGDAICMSLLGEDNEKEYGKQKMWGSIGFGIFGISAGYLVDLASVGKLEKDYSSIFYIMLIAMALDLIVSSTLKKKECPDREPSVLWELWKVGKEGRVLAFIWWCIGAGICTGVVWNFLFLYTEEIVTGDQVDWLKTLQGLLTGVQCFAGEMPFNFISGAILQRLGHVNVMSLVLLVYAIRFMAYSLITNPWIFLVVEILHGPSLGLCWPAMVSYGDKVAPSGTKATIQGLVGAVFEGIGVSLGSFICGLLMDNYKGVITFRIFSAGALFWLLIHWLVQFLLMKSKANPVHQGHNHLATYTALDDGVYTTANQELQTY; encoded by the exons atgtttgaaaaagtgaACAAGGAATTGTTGCCGATAAAAGGGCATTACTTCCTATACAATGCTG caacAGGACCCATTGTTCCATTTTTACCAACAATTGCCAAGCAGATAGGATTTTCTAATTCCCTCGTTGGATTGATTTATGCCATACTTCCATTGTCTGGATTAATAGCAAAACCACTGTTCGGAGGCTTGGCTGACAAGTTTAAACTGcacaagacattttttttaatatttcaacttcttTTGGCTGTTGCGTTTTttggtatatattttataccagAAATTGAGTCATCAGCCGAAGTGGAACTAGTCTGCGACTCAGGAGAGGCAACTATAGAAATTCAGTCAGCTAATGACTTCAGTCCACGGCTTCTGAACATTTTAAAAAACCCAAGATTTACCAACACCGATTGCGAA CTTTCTTGCATTGGGTCCAACGAAGCTTACAAAAAACTTTGCACTGACTGGCATGCGGTACAATTTTGCAGCCGAGCAGATACAACAGACCCTGAAATTAGTCGGTTCAACTTTACTGCTGGGCTTCATGCCACGTTTCTTTACGGG AAAGATAATTTGGCTTATCTCATTGTGAAGACCGCTATCTTTTCGGATAATGTTCCGCACACACCTGTATGCATGTCACAATTGAGAACATCTTGCTCGGCAACATGCCCAGAATCGTCGACCTTAACTCGGCTACTAGAAGAGTCTAGCCAACGATCAAGCTTGTCACAAACATCTACGtatcaatttcatttgttCATATGGTTCGCTGTTGTGAGTTGGATTGGAATGGCCGTTGTAGTGAGCATAGGTGATGCTATATGCATGAGCTTGCTCG GTGAGGACAATGAGAAGGAATATGGAAAGCAGAAGATGTGGGGAAGTATTGGCTTCGGAATATTTGGTATCAGTGCTGGATATCTTGTAGATTTAGCCAGTGTTGGTAAATTGGAGAAAGATTACAGTtccatattttatataatgttGATTGCCATGGCATTGGATTTAATAGTATCTTCAACCCTGAAAAAG AAAGAGTGCCCTGATCGTGAGCCCTCTGTCCTGTGGGAATTATGGAAAGTTGGAAAAGAAGGTCGTGTCCTAGCATTCATATGGTGGTGTATTGGTGCCGGAATCTGCACAGGTGTCGTTTGGAATTTCCTGTTTTTGTACACAGAAGAAATCGTGACCGGTGACCAAGTAGATTGGCTCAAAACACTCCAGGGGCTGCTTACAGGAGTACAATGTTTCGCTGGGGAAATgcctttcaattttatttcaggtgCTATCTTACAACGGCTCGGACATGTCAACGTCATGAGTCTAGTACTTTTGGTTTATGCAATCAg ATTTATGGCCTATAGTCTTATTACAAATCCGTGGATATTCTTGGTAGTAGAAATATTGCACGGTCCTTCTTTAGGCCTCTGTTGGCCTGCCATGGTCTCATATGGTGATAAAGTTGCTCCGTCTGGAACAAAAGCAACAATTCAAGGATTGGTTGGTGCTGTATTTGAAGGCATAG GTGTCTCATTGGGCAGCTTTATTTGCGGACTGCTTATGGACAATTACAAAGGTGTGATAACATTCCGTATATTTTCTGCCGGTGCGTTATTCTGGCTCCTAATTCACTGGCTAGTACAGTTCCTATTGATGAAATCAAAAGCCAATCCCGTTCATCAAGGGCATAATC aTTTAGCGACGTATACAGCACTTGATGATGGGGTTTACACGACTGCCAACCAGGAACTACAAACCTATTGA
- the LOC124404938 gene encoding small ubiquitin-related modifier 3, whose amino-acid sequence MSDEKKDTNKAESEHINLKVLGQDSAVVQFKIKKHTPLRKLMNAYCDRVGLAIAAVRFRFDGQPINEFDTPTTLEMEEGDTIEVYQQQTGGSC is encoded by the exons atgtCCGACGAGAAGAAG GATACGAATAAGGCCGAGTCCGAGCACATTAATCTCAAAGTATTGGGACAGGATAGTGCGGTAGTACAGTTCAAAATCAAGAAACATACCCCGCTTCGCAAACTAATGAATGCTTATTGTGACCGTGTG GGCCTTGCAATAGCTGCGGTGAGGTTTAGATTCGATGGACAACCGATTAATGAATTTGATACaccgacgactttggaaatgGAAGAAGGAGATACTATAGAAGTTTATCAGCAGCAAACGGGAGGATCGTGTTGA
- the LOC124404936 gene encoding uncharacterized protein KIAA1143 homolog has product MSKRKHNIAYIKPDEPKFLRELKAKAGYKEGPSIETKKEALPTATDEDYEDRDEELPTVVVLNNGDLTAEEAAAFELEKEKEEAQIPADLSKKIIFSKTKSMSKDLKKNTQTEGSLPKKSKKSKKNKVILSFNEDDED; this is encoded by the exons ATGTCAAAACGAAAGCATAACATTGCATACATAAAACCGGACGAGCCAAAGTTTTTAAGAGAGTTAAAAGCTAAGGCTGGTTACAAGGAGGGACCTTCCATTGAGACGAAG AAAGAAGCTCTGCCAACAGCCACTGACGAGGATTACGAGGATCGTGACGAAGAGCTGCCTACCGTAGTTGTATTAAACAATGGTGATTTAACTGCTGAAGAAGCAGCCGCTTTCGAacttgagaaagaaaaag agGAGGCTCAAATCCCAGCAGATCTGtctaagaaaataatattttcgaaaacaaaGTCTATGtcgaaagatttaaaaaaaaatacacagacTGAGGGTTCCTTACccaagaaaagcaaaaaatctaagaaaaacaaagttaTACTTTCATTCAATGAGGATGACgaggattaa
- the LOC124404928 gene encoding uncharacterized protein LOC124404928 yields the protein MNNSPQNSTELVVTHRSGLDSSDEEEWSGAVLERSKSDRIPRADEDRRRRTIIVEKKNGTYGFTLQSYGIHYKREQEIEMVTYVDYIEYDGPAFKAGMREGDVILSINGHEMDRADHKTLVSFIKNCDARMRMVVLFEDCVKKVELHMRYIELQRALQSRLTELERLCERERSILMGRWKTHSLPARKRTPSTVTTTSNQSQPSPSSSFASPPTPCCRPAASTEHLLLYSVYADGRPCLVPRSAACLVTIGPPRSRSDHHHFLSKGGTSEIQIGVSSRYSYHQANGLITSSSGGCPKGQAQQLPKTNSQQQTQQQCSAGSESQSAQHPSSSNGLCVACIPGSGGRREPSEGGSLDAYDLASPCCDPNCVPSRRRREKQRRARNEQNAQQQQQQQQQQQQQQQQQQQQQQQQQQQQQQQQQHQREQHVTHACSRASGHSLHSITSSEVSTVADSVASCSTSLSTDTLYWDPSLHQRPPPCLQYAKPKSWDNLTTKAFGGYGFGYGYLDTGTIKTHSAERPPKSGSHSRSKTPSAASTATGSQRSGRSATAVYAVHPQHGSASHSAHGVRQFQPTKSTESLLLPPTAYLQGDLDTASHSCECLDGPSPRFVQVLLEKHKRQEEAAYASSAVNHAQARHRRASHSEAKLRSAVNNSEVTRL from the exons ATGAATAACTCGCCGCAAAACAGTACGGAGCTGGTGGTAACTCATCGCTCTGGCCTAGACAGCAGCGACGAGGAGGAATGGAGCGGG GCAGTTCTTGAAAGATCGAAATCGGATCGAATACCTCGTGCCGATGAAGACAGACGACGAAGAACTATcatagttgagaaaaaaaatgggaccTACGGTTTCACGTTGCAG AGCTATGGTATCCACTATAAACGAGAGCAAGAAATAGAGATGGTGACTTATGTCGATTACATCGAGTACGATGGTCCGGCTTTCAAAGCTGGAATGCGGGAAGGTGATGTGATCCTTTCTATCAACGGGCACGAAATGGATCGTGCTGATCACAAGACTCTGGTCAGTTTTATCAAAAACTGCGACGCCCGGATGCGCATGGTCGTGCTGTTTGAGGATTGCGTAAAAAAG GTCGAATTGCACATGCGTTACATCGAGCTGCAGCGCGCGTTGCAGTCCCGATTGACCGAGTTGGAACGATTGTGCGAACGGGAAAGATCCATACTTATGGGTAGGTGGAAAACCCACTCACTTCCAGCCCGGAAACGAACCCCTAGTACCGTAACAACGACCAGCAACCAAAGCCAACCCTCGCCGTCATCTAGCTTCGCATCGCCACCAACACCCTGCTGCAGACCAGCGGCTTCGACGGAACACCTTCTTCTTTACAGCGTG TACGCCGATGGGAGGCCATGTCTAGTACCTCGGAGTGCGGCTTGTCTGGTGACGATTGGTCCGCCTAGATCTCGCAGCGACCATCATCACTTCCTATCCAAAGGAGGCACGAGTGAGATACAAATCGGAGTATCGTCCCGGTACAGTTATCACCAAGCAAACGGACTAATCACCTCCAGCAGTGGTGGATGCCCGAAGGGCCAAGCCCAGCAGCTTCCCAAAACTAATTCTCAACAGCAGACACAGCAGCAGTGCTCAGCCGGTTCTGAATCTCAAAGCGCGCAGCATCCTTCCTCTAGCAACGGACTATGCGTCGCCTGTATTCCCGGATCAGGGGGTCGCAGGGAACCGTCCGAGGGCGGCAGCCTTGATGCCTACGATCTAGCAAGCCCCTGCTGTGACCCGAATTGCGTGCCGAGCAGGAGACGGAGGGAGAAGCAACGGCGCGCTAGAAACGAACAAAACGcccaacagcaacagcaacaacaacagcagcagcagcaacaacagcagcaacagcaacagcaacaacaacagcaacagcaacaacagcaacagcaacagcagcatcaACGGGAGCAGCACGTGACCCACGCTTGCTCGAGGGCCTCAGGTCATAGTTTGCATTCGATAACGAGCAGCGAAGTATCGACGGTTGCGGACAGCGTGGCTTCATGTTCGACGTCCCTGAGCACAGACACGCTTTACTGGGACCCCAGCCTGCACCAGCGTCCGCCACCGTGTCTTCAGTACGCGAAACCAAAGTCGTGGGACAACCTGACGACTAAGGCATTCGGAGGCTACGGTTTCGGGTACGGATACCTCGACACAGGTACTATAAAGACCCACAGCGCCGAAAGACCGCCGAAGAGCGGTTCTCACTCGAGGTCAAAGACGCCCTCCGCCGCATCGACGGCAACCGGATCGCAGAGGTCCGGGAGATCAGCCACGGCCGTTTACGCGGTACACCCGCAGCATGGTTCGGCGAGCCATTCGGCCCACGGAGTCCGGCAATTTCAGCCCACCAAATCCACGGAGAGTCTTCTTCTACCTCCCACGGCCTACCTCCAGGGGGACTTGGACACAGCTAGTCACAGCTGCGAATGCCTGGACGGACCAAGTCCAAGGTTTGTTCAGGTACTGTTGGAGAAGCATAAGAGACAGGAGGAGGCTGCCTATGCCAGCAGTGCTGTTAACCACGCTCAGGCCAGGCATAGAAGAGCCAGTCATTCTGAGGCTAAGCTCAGGTCGGCTGTGAATAACTCCGAAGTAACTCGGCTGTAA
- the LOC124404937 gene encoding uncharacterized protein LOC124404937: MSRCWHRLGWTPQISVMTITDPRFVCALVLVVMAAFSTATPLPLSLPQLNQSSSTTVQSLLAAQNSSNSTENDLYVIKAVVYEIGILTDADNSTNDTTERHEEVNLSFYDPPHEKNGLLDLSGIPLPQVIASTTNTTE, from the exons ATGTCGCGCTGTTGGCATCGACTCGGTTGGACCCCGCAGATTTCCGTTATGACGATTACCGATCCACGATTCGTCTGTGCTCTCGTTCTCGTTGTCATGGCTGCATTCTCAACTGCAACTCCGCTTCCGCTGTCGCTACCCCAACTGAATCAATCCTCTTCAACTACGGTCCAGTCTTTGCTGGCGGCTCAAAACTCGTCCAATTCCACGGAAAATGATTT GTACGTGATAAAGGCAGTTGTCTACGAAATTGGAATACTAACCGACGCCGACAATTCCACAAATGATACGACAGAAAG ACACGAAGAGGTGAATCTATCCTTCTATGATCCTCCTCACGAAAAAAACGGACTCTTGGATCTCAGTGGAATCCCGTTGCCTCAAGTGATCGCATCGACAACCAATACGACAGAATGA
- the LOC124404932 gene encoding uncharacterized protein LOC124404932 isoform X2, with product MGLYGCSPKVTAIVAGLFTLVQSLLWVILGIISLLVYSCKIYVTTETLLAYRLYLVYLYSGECGSAEIEVETDNGTVVLAWPESGASASGRTYAWIVVYLVLSSFWFIAALLLLIASWSDVRGPKGLKLRGPWLVLTSIFLVLDVITSLLYAIDITYTSDLLGLLEFVGGPMLDTISSSSTSPTFEYFTMAPSIIALIIFSRGIIGWTLNLTILVHVAQDIRQRELPPPPTVPEPRQPYQEYLKKLSTVGPVPDIKWDPYQRKRSELPVLKPLKVPSPPNERKRKQSDYQQYMFYANHPPKLNYLDDIISEPPTPAVGAVPTTTRAWPITANQEKKSDDLKSSKTTAENQAVPEPDYESDFPAMPEFSTLPSRSAHGLNRDGA from the exons ATGGGTTTGTACGGTTGTTCGCCGAAAGTAACAGCGATCGTTGCCGGACTTTTTACCCTG GTCCAGAGTTTGCTATGGGTAATATTGGGGATAATTTCACTGCTCGTATATTCCTGCAAAATTTACGTAACGACAGAAACTCTACTGGCGTACCGGCTGTACTTGGTTTATCTTTACA GTGGCGAATGCGGTTCTGCGGAAATTGAGGTCGAGACTGACAACGGGACGGTCGTCCTTGCATGGCCAGAAAGTGGCGCGTCAGCCTCGGGAAGGACTTACGCATGGATAGTGGTTTACCTGGTGCTCAGTTCGTTCTGGTTTATAGCGGCCCTTCTTCTGCTCA ttGCGTCATGGTCGGATGTGAGGGGACCGAAGGGTCTGAAACTTCGAGGGCCATGGCTAGTCTTAACGAGTATCTTCCTGGTCCTCGATGTGATCACATCACTCCTGTACGCAATTGACATAACATACAcaagt GATTTGCTCGGCCTTTTGGAATTCGTTGGTGGTCCTATGCTTGACACAATATCGTCATCCTCGACTAGTCCAACATTCGAATATTTCACGATGGCGCCCTCCATCATTGCTCTGATCATTTTCTCCAGAGGAATTATCGGCTGGACACTAAATCTCACAATACTTGTCCATGTAGCTCAGGATATCAGGCAACGCGAG ctgccGCCTCCGCCCACGGTTCCAGAGCCCCGTCAGCCGTACCAGGAATATCTGAAGAAATTATCAACGGTGGGTCCGGTCCCCGACATAAAATGGGACCCTTACCAGCGAAAACGGTCCGAACTGCCGGTCCTAAAGCCGCTAAAAGTCCCGTCTCCCCCgaacgagagaaagaggaaacaATCGGACTACCAGCAATACATGTTCTACGCGAATCATCCCCCTAAGCTTAATTACCTGGATGATATAATCTCGGAGCCACCGACCCCCGCGGTAGGCGCGGTGCCGACAACCAC GAGAGCTTGGCCGATAACAGCAAACCAGGAGAAAAAGTCGGATGATTTAAAGTCGTCTAAAACGACAGCTGAAAATCAGGCCGTTCCAGAGCCTGATTACGAGTCTGATTTTCCCGCCATGCCCGAATTTTCGACACTACCCAGCAGGTCTGCGCATG GATTAAACAGAGACGGCGCGTAA